A single Bifidobacterium scardovii JCM 12489 = DSM 13734 DNA region contains:
- a CDS encoding FAD-dependent oxidoreductase, whose protein sequence is MSSTPTTITADAMIIGFGKGGKTLAGKLSAAGQKVVVAEASPDMYGGTCINIGCLPSKSLILSAEQAHRTGESLTGETRELAFKNAIAEKRRVTSMLRGKNYHKLADQDNITVLTGKARFAGKHTVEVSTAEGVVTVEAAKIFINTGATPRIPDIPGIGTTPGVYTSTGLMDLDEIPQRLVIIGSGFIGLEFASMFADFGAAVTVLQHNDEFLPREDEDIAAAIRESLERQGVKFLFNASTTAVAPAPEGGVRMSVTVKPRPENAPQCPCCVISDQDDEDETDGGAEARLCITTDAVLVATGRVPNVRDLNLQAAGVELTERGAVKVDELLRTTADGIWALGDVNGGPQHTYISLDDYRVVLSQFNGSPRPYTVKDRRNVPSSTFLHTPYSRVGLNEREAKAAGLDYTVRKLPVAAVPKAQVMRRTEGLMKAIIENGTDRILGAMLFAAESHEVINIVKLAMDTGATAGTLRDMIFTHPTMAEALNDLFA, encoded by the coding sequence ATGAGCAGCACGCCAACCACCATCACCGCGGACGCCATGATCATCGGATTCGGCAAGGGCGGCAAAACCCTCGCCGGCAAGCTCTCGGCGGCGGGCCAGAAGGTCGTCGTCGCCGAAGCCAGCCCCGATATGTACGGCGGCACCTGCATCAACATCGGATGCCTGCCGTCGAAATCACTGATCCTCAGCGCCGAGCAGGCGCACCGCACCGGCGAGTCCCTGACCGGAGAGACCCGCGAGCTCGCATTCAAGAACGCCATCGCCGAGAAGCGACGCGTCACCTCGATGCTGCGCGGCAAGAACTACCACAAGCTCGCCGATCAGGACAACATCACCGTGCTCACCGGCAAGGCGCGCTTCGCCGGCAAACACACCGTGGAGGTGAGCACCGCCGAAGGCGTCGTCACCGTGGAGGCGGCGAAGATCTTCATCAACACGGGCGCCACGCCCCGCATCCCGGACATCCCCGGCATCGGCACCACGCCCGGCGTCTACACCAGCACCGGGCTGATGGATCTCGACGAAATCCCGCAACGGCTGGTGATCATCGGCTCCGGGTTCATCGGCCTCGAATTCGCCTCGATGTTCGCCGATTTCGGCGCCGCCGTCACGGTGCTGCAGCATAACGACGAATTCCTGCCGCGCGAGGACGAGGATATCGCCGCCGCGATCCGCGAGAGCCTCGAGCGCCAAGGCGTCAAATTCCTGTTCAATGCCAGCACCACCGCCGTCGCGCCGGCACCCGAAGGCGGCGTGCGCATGTCCGTCACCGTGAAGCCCAGGCCGGAGAACGCCCCGCAGTGCCCCTGCTGCGTCATTTCGGACCAAGACGACGAGGACGAGACCGACGGCGGCGCCGAGGCGCGGCTGTGCATCACCACCGACGCGGTGCTGGTGGCCACCGGCCGCGTGCCGAACGTGCGCGATCTGAACCTGCAGGCCGCCGGCGTGGAGCTGACGGAGCGAGGCGCGGTGAAGGTCGACGAGCTGCTGCGCACCACGGCGGACGGCATATGGGCCCTGGGCGACGTGAACGGCGGCCCGCAGCACACGTACATCTCCCTGGACGACTACCGGGTGGTGCTCTCGCAGTTCAACGGCTCGCCCCGCCCGTATACGGTGAAGGACCGCAGGAACGTGCCCTCGAGCACCTTCCTGCACACGCCCTACTCGCGCGTCGGCCTCAACGAGCGCGAGGCGAAGGCCGCCGGGCTGGACTACACCGTCAGGAAGCTGCCGGTCGCGGCCGTGCCGAAGGCGCAAGTGATGCGCCGGACCGAAGGATTGATGAAGGCGATCATCGAGAACGGCACCGACCGGATTCTCGGCGCGATGCTGTTCGCCGCCGAATCGCACGAGGTGATCAACATCGTCAAACTCGCCATGGATACCGGCGCGACCGCCGGAACCCTGCGCGACATGATCTTCACGCACCCGACCATGGCCGAGGCCCTGAACGACCTGTTCGCCTAG